The Vibrio metoecus sequence TGTGCCTCCAGTAGTGTTTGGTATTTCTGCTCTAATGCAGAATTACCGGCACGCTTTTCTAGCTCAACCAATAGCTTGAGTGAGGCTTTTTGGTAGCCATAACGTTGATTTAATGCCATTAACCGCAGTCGAGCTTGAGTGTAATCTCCGGCGTCAATTTCCATTTTAGTGAGTTGTAAAATGGACAGTAGCCGATTCGGATCATGATCCACCGCTCGCTTGAAATATTCACGGGCGTTATCATTCTTGCCCGCTTTTAAGGCACACAGTCCCGCGTTCTCGTAACTTGCCGAAATTAGGTAATAATAAGGTTGCTCGACCGCTCGGCGAAAATACTGATCCGCCGTATCATATTCCCCTTGTTTACACAAAAAAGTACCAAAGTTATTCAGTACATTCCCGTTTTTGGGGTGCTGATTTAACGTCGATTGATACATTTTTCGCGCCGAGTCATTTTCTCCCACCATCTCAAAATAGTGAGCCATAGAGAGCTGTGAACGATAATAATGAGGGGCATGTTGCAGCGCTTTTTCTAGGTTTTCACGGGCTTTGATCATGCTGCCATTTTCTAAATAGCCTAAACCAAGGGCAATCCGTGCTTCCGCCATTTCGGTTGGATCGCTTTGTGCTGCAATATCTGATGTTTCGGTTACGGTGACACAGCCGCTTAAGGCCAATATCACACCGACTGCCAACATTCTTTTCATATACCCCTCCACTTAACTATCCCATGATAGGCAATTAAGACAGAAGACCGAGCAATGAGGGTGAAGTCTGCGAGTCAGTTGGCAAATCTTAACGACTTTATCTGCTTGATGTCGCTCGCTATTGCGAC is a genomic window containing:
- the pilW gene encoding type IV pilus biogenesis/stability protein PilW, which gives rise to MKRMLAVGVILALSGCVTVTETSDIAAQSDPTEMAEARIALGLGYLENGSMIKARENLEKALQHAPHYYRSQLSMAHYFEMVGENDSARKMYQSTLNQHPKNGNVLNNFGTFLCKQGEYDTADQYFRRAVEQPYYYLISASYENAGLCALKAGKNDNAREYFKRAVDHDPNRLLSILQLTKMEIDAGDYTQARLRLMALNQRYGYQKASLKLLVELEKRAGNSALEQKYQTLLEAQS